One window of Acidobacteriaceae bacterium genomic DNA carries:
- a CDS encoding L-rhamnose/proton symporter RhaT, which yields MGPNPFLGLIYHWIGGFASATNFIPFRRIRRWSWEVYWIIQGFAAWIIAPTVLATIFVPHVFPLLGQAYHSYPRDLRYAFLFGVLWGVGGITFGLAIRYLGIALGYAIALGLCAFFGTLVPPFHNRVPPMNQRELFVMAHALSGKVILLGVVVCVLGVAVNGAAGYWKERELTPEARAEAGERDYSFVKGILIAVLAGFMSSFFAFGLSAGKPLGDLAKAQLLAEGRLDLWQNLPILIVVLWGGFLTNFVWSAILILQNRSFRQFAGEPGINPMRATHTTGETLAEFDPTDPSSYRLSGRALFGNYIFAAMAGVIWYFQFFFYSMGQTKMGKYDFSSWTLHMASIIIFATLWGLVLHEWRGTSRTTKLLVTLGLTLLVGSTVVVGYGNFLKTKGF from the coding sequence GTGGGACCGAATCCGTTTCTTGGATTGATCTATCACTGGATTGGCGGCTTCGCTTCCGCTACCAACTTTATCCCGTTCCGCCGGATACGGCGCTGGTCGTGGGAGGTCTACTGGATCATCCAGGGCTTCGCCGCCTGGATCATCGCGCCGACTGTGCTGGCGACCATTTTCGTGCCGCACGTGTTCCCGTTGCTGGGGCAGGCCTACCACAGCTATCCGCGCGACCTGCGGTATGCGTTCTTGTTTGGCGTGCTGTGGGGTGTGGGGGGAATCACGTTCGGCCTGGCGATCCGCTATCTCGGCATCGCGCTGGGATACGCGATTGCTCTCGGTCTATGCGCGTTCTTCGGAACGCTGGTGCCGCCATTCCATAATCGCGTTCCGCCCATGAACCAGCGCGAGCTTTTTGTCATGGCGCACGCGTTGTCCGGCAAGGTCATTTTGCTGGGTGTGGTTGTGTGTGTGCTGGGCGTGGCGGTCAATGGAGCGGCGGGGTACTGGAAGGAGCGGGAGCTTACGCCGGAGGCTAGGGCAGAAGCCGGCGAGCGCGATTACAGCTTCGTAAAGGGCATCCTCATCGCGGTCCTGGCCGGGTTTATGAGCTCGTTCTTCGCCTTCGGACTGTCGGCCGGAAAGCCTCTCGGCGACCTGGCCAAGGCGCAACTGCTGGCGGAAGGCCGCTTGGACCTGTGGCAGAATCTTCCGATTCTCATCGTGGTGCTGTGGGGAGGGTTCCTGACGAATTTCGTCTGGTCAGCAATTCTTATCCTGCAGAACAGGTCGTTTCGGCAGTTTGCGGGGGAGCCGGGGATCAATCCGATGCGGGCGACGCATACGACGGGAGAGACGCTGGCGGAGTTCGATCCGACGGATCCGTCCAGCTATCGGCTGTCCGGGCGGGCGCTGTTTGGGAACTACATCTTTGCGGCGATGGCGGGCGTGATCTGGTACTTCCAGTTCTTCTTCTACTCGATGGGGCAGACGAAGATGGGCAAGTATGACTTCTCGTCGTGGACGCTGCACATGGCGTCGATCATTATCTTTGCGACGCTGTGGGGGCTGGTGCTGCACGAGTGGCGGGGGACGAGCCGGACCACGAAGCTGCTGGTGACGCTGGGGCTAACCCTGCTCGTCGGATCTACCGTGGTAGTTGGCTACGGAAATTTCCTGAAGACGAAGGGGTTTTAG
- a CDS encoding (Fe-S)-binding protein produces MKFVREGASLRISLFITCYNDTLFPATGQAVVRVLDHLGHTVDFPAGQTCCGQMHVNTGYWDEALPLLPRFVEQFRDSEAVVVPSSSCVAHMREHYPAMARQLEGTGKYPGLTAAVEALLPRVYEFSELLTKRLGITNLESLFPHRVTYHASCHGLRVLQLGEGPNSLLHSVRGIDLVPLPGLEQCCGFGGTFAIKNPDVSSAMLDEKLDAVLSTNAEIVTACDNSCLMHIYGGLHRRGAPVRAMHIAEILAGEEESPQ; encoded by the coding sequence TTGAAATTTGTCCGCGAAGGAGCCTCCCTGCGCATCTCGCTCTTTATCACCTGCTATAACGACACCCTGTTTCCCGCCACAGGACAGGCCGTCGTTCGCGTGCTTGACCACCTGGGCCATACGGTCGACTTCCCTGCCGGCCAAACCTGCTGCGGTCAGATGCACGTCAATACGGGCTACTGGGATGAGGCACTGCCTCTGCTGCCGCGCTTCGTCGAACAGTTTCGCGACTCCGAGGCGGTCGTCGTTCCATCCTCGAGTTGCGTCGCTCACATGCGCGAGCACTACCCCGCCATGGCTCGCCAGCTCGAAGGCACCGGGAAATATCCCGGCCTCACAGCCGCGGTTGAGGCGCTGCTCCCGCGTGTTTACGAATTCTCGGAGCTGCTGACAAAACGGCTGGGCATCACAAATCTGGAATCGCTGTTTCCGCACCGCGTTACCTATCACGCAAGCTGCCATGGTTTACGCGTTCTCCAACTCGGAGAGGGACCGAATTCTTTGCTCCACTCTGTGCGTGGGATCGATCTCGTCCCGCTGCCGGGACTTGAGCAGTGTTGTGGATTCGGTGGAACGTTCGCCATCAAGAATCCGGATGTTTCGAGCGCGATGCTGGATGAAAAGCTGGACGCCGTGCTCTCGACAAACGCCGAGATCGTCACGGCCTGCGACAACAGTTGCCTGATGCACATCTACGGCGGCCTGCATCGGCGCGGCGCGCCTGTTCGCGCCATGCATATCGCTGAGATCCTGGCCGGTGAAGAGGAGAGTCCGCAATGA
- a CDS encoding LutB/LldF family L-lactate oxidation iron-sulfur protein, with product MSGPLLDPRTAPAFPKAAHNLLRDQQLRKNLHHATSVIQDKRARVVSELHDWEQLRLAGQRIREHTMAHLDAYLEQFEQNCTRAGGVVHWARNAEEARQIVVRLATEAIKENLQTSPEILKIKSMTTEEIGLNGALEAAGIHPYETDLAELIIQLGHDKPSHIVVPALHKNRQQIHEIFRREMNLPELGSSPEDLADAARLFLREKFLRVPTAISGANFLIAETGGVCIVESEGNGRMCLTLPRTLITVAGIDKVIPRFRDLEVFLQLLPRSATGERMNPYNSIWTGIYENDGPRSFHVVLMDNARTSVLADQEGRQTLNCIRCGACQNICPVYRETGGHAYGSVYAGPIGAILTPQLQQMEHARSLPYASSLCGACYEVCPVRINIPEILVHLRHRVVQHDSKGLGALRPEPIAMKAMSRIFQSESRFRAAQRLARNADRPLARKDKTGKAWIHWLPGMLGGWTQSRDLQALPDQTFREWWEQRNRAAQRKVDSSAGGTNAG from the coding sequence ATGAGCGGCCCTCTGCTCGATCCGCGCACGGCTCCCGCGTTTCCCAAGGCCGCGCACAACCTTCTGCGCGACCAGCAGCTTCGCAAGAATCTTCATCACGCGACATCCGTGATTCAGGACAAGCGCGCGCGCGTCGTCTCTGAACTGCATGACTGGGAGCAGTTGCGCCTCGCCGGCCAGCGCATTCGCGAGCATACGATGGCGCACCTCGATGCGTATCTAGAACAGTTCGAGCAAAACTGCACGCGTGCAGGCGGCGTCGTTCACTGGGCGCGCAACGCTGAAGAAGCTCGCCAAATTGTCGTGCGGCTCGCGACAGAGGCGATCAAGGAAAACCTGCAAACTTCGCCCGAGATCCTCAAGATCAAGTCGATGACCACCGAGGAGATCGGCCTCAACGGTGCGCTCGAAGCTGCGGGCATTCATCCCTACGAGACGGATCTAGCCGAACTCATCATCCAACTCGGCCACGACAAGCCATCTCATATCGTTGTCCCCGCGCTACACAAAAACCGTCAGCAGATTCACGAGATCTTCCGGCGCGAGATGAACCTGCCGGAACTCGGCAGCTCGCCCGAAGATCTCGCCGATGCGGCGCGCCTGTTTCTGCGCGAAAAGTTCCTGCGCGTTCCGACGGCGATCAGCGGAGCAAACTTCCTCATCGCAGAGACCGGTGGCGTCTGCATCGTCGAGAGCGAAGGCAACGGGCGCATGTGCCTGACGTTGCCGCGCACGCTCATCACCGTCGCCGGCATTGATAAGGTCATTCCGCGCTTCCGCGACCTCGAAGTATTCCTCCAGCTTCTGCCTCGCAGCGCAACCGGCGAGCGTATGAATCCGTACAACTCCATCTGGACCGGGATTTACGAAAACGATGGCCCGCGCAGCTTTCATGTCGTCCTGATGGACAACGCGCGAACCAGTGTGCTCGCCGACCAGGAAGGCCGGCAGACGCTCAACTGCATCCGTTGTGGCGCCTGCCAGAACATCTGCCCGGTGTATCGCGAGACGGGCGGCCACGCCTACGGAAGCGTGTACGCAGGCCCTATCGGCGCGATTCTTACACCGCAGCTTCAGCAGATGGAGCACGCGCGCAGCCTGCCTTACGCAAGCTCGCTTTGCGGAGCGTGTTATGAGGTCTGCCCGGTCCGCATCAACATTCCGGAGATTCTCGTTCACCTCCGCCATCGCGTCGTTCAGCACGATTCGAAAGGACTCGGCGCGCTGCGGCCGGAACCAATTGCAATGAAGGCAATGAGCCGCATCTTCCAAAGCGAGTCACGCTTTCGTGCGGCGCAGCGCCTCGCCCGCAATGCGGACCGCCCACTCGCGCGCAAGGACAAGACTGGCAAGGCTTGGATTCATTGGCTTCCCGGAATGCTCGGCGGCTGGACGCAATCGCGCGATCTTCAAGCGCTTCCGGATCAGACGTTTCGCGAATGGTGGGAGCAGCGGAATCGCGCGGCGCAGCGAAAGGTTGACTCATCAGCAGGAGGCACGAATGCCGGCTGA